In Streptomyces asoensis, a single genomic region encodes these proteins:
- a CDS encoding MarR family winged helix-turn-helix transcriptional regulator encodes MSSSTPPQPLQVARVTSEAAELLEVLWGRASTAPVSASQLRVLFILEHQEGINLRTLAEFLGSSAPSTSRLCDRLQAVGFIERRTAPESRRELELFLSGRGRTFLADLRARREATLEGVLELMSAAQRTALLRGLEAFCAAAGQQIHDADTGAPDVRSA; translated from the coding sequence ATGTCCTCCTCCACGCCTCCGCAGCCCCTCCAGGTGGCGCGTGTGACCTCGGAGGCGGCGGAGCTGCTGGAAGTCCTCTGGGGCCGCGCCTCGACGGCACCGGTCTCCGCCTCCCAGTTGCGCGTGCTGTTCATCCTCGAACACCAGGAAGGCATCAACCTGCGCACGCTCGCCGAGTTCCTCGGTTCCTCGGCGCCCTCCACCAGCCGCCTGTGCGACCGGCTCCAGGCCGTCGGCTTCATCGAGCGCAGGACGGCGCCCGAGAGCCGCCGCGAGCTGGAACTCTTCCTCAGCGGCCGCGGCAGGACCTTCCTCGCCGACCTCAGGGCGCGCCGGGAGGCCACGCTGGAGGGGGTGCTGGAGCTGATGTCCGCCGCGCAGCGCACCGCGCTGCTGCGGGGGCTGGAGGCGTTCTGCGCGGCAGCCGGGCAGCAGATCCACGACGCGGACACGGGCGCCCCGGACGTCCGCAGCGCCTGA
- a CDS encoding STAS domain-containing protein codes for MPDHATAAEPTTPASDVGRFLHRRREQIAQRWADEPLFRTVFTVSRDEAVEAGRVVVDALAQVADTGRVADADAAGFAAVREQLAGMVASRARFGLTSGQISTEVDGLRTPAVDLLLAELPQAPPEHLRECTAVLTVLMGTLRLVVLETSLSEGQALIDRQQLELMEAATPVIRLWDGIVAVPLIGTLDSARSQVVMETLLESVVDQQARFAILDITGVPMVDSLVAQHLMKTVEAVRLMGAECVVSGIRPAIAQTIVHLGLDLGTVVTRASLADALGYALNRLGADIVIATRGGAGPR; via the coding sequence TTGCCGGACCACGCAACGGCCGCAGAACCGACCACGCCCGCGAGCGACGTGGGAAGGTTCCTGCACCGCCGCCGTGAGCAGATCGCCCAGCGCTGGGCCGACGAGCCCCTCTTCCGCACGGTCTTCACCGTCTCGCGGGACGAGGCGGTGGAGGCCGGCCGGGTCGTCGTCGACGCGCTCGCCCAGGTCGCCGACACCGGCCGGGTGGCCGACGCCGACGCGGCCGGGTTCGCCGCCGTCCGCGAGCAGCTGGCCGGCATGGTGGCCTCCCGCGCCCGCTTCGGGCTGACCTCCGGCCAGATCTCCACCGAGGTCGACGGGCTGCGCACCCCCGCCGTGGACCTCCTGCTCGCCGAACTGCCGCAGGCGCCGCCCGAGCACCTGCGGGAGTGCACGGCCGTGCTGACCGTGCTCATGGGCACCCTGCGGCTGGTGGTCCTGGAGACCTCGCTGAGCGAGGGACAGGCCCTCATCGACCGGCAGCAGCTGGAGCTGATGGAGGCCGCCACGCCCGTCATCCGGCTGTGGGACGGCATCGTCGCCGTACCGCTGATCGGGACCCTCGACAGCGCCCGCAGCCAGGTCGTGATGGAGACGCTGCTGGAGTCGGTCGTCGACCAGCAGGCGCGCTTCGCGATCCTCGACATCACCGGTGTGCCGATGGTCGACTCGCTGGTGGCGCAGCACCTGATGAAGACGGTGGAGGCGGTGCGGCTGATGGGCGCCGAGTGCGTCGTGTCGGGTATCCGGCCCGCCATCGCGCAGACCATCGTGCATCTCGGCCTCGACCTGGGCACGGTGGTCACCCGGGCGAGCCTCGCCGACGCCCTGGGGTACGCCCTGAACCGCCTCGGCGCCGACATCGTGATCGCCACACGCGGCGGTGCGGGTCCTCGGTGA
- a CDS encoding HAMP domain-containing protein, which yields MTSNATESLDTVPGDHELRQLLAGLTAVRDGDFGTRLPTDGDGLLGDIATVFNGMVDQLSVFTSEVTRVAREVGTEGTLGGQAEVPGVSGTWADLTDSVNAMAGNLTTQVRDIAQVATAVAKGDLSQKIDVPARGEILQLKETVNTMVDQLSAFADEVTRVAREVGTEGRLGGQAQVPGVAGVWRDLTDSVNFMAGNLTNQVRNVAQVTTAVAKGDLSQKITVDARGEILELKNTINTMVDQLSAFADEVTRVAREVGTEGRLGGQADVKGVKGTWRDLTDSVNFMAGNLTNQVRNVAQVATAVAKGDLSQKITVDARGEILELKNTINTMVDQLSAFADEVTRVAREVGTAGNLGGQATVRGVSGTWKDLTDNVNVMASNLTGQVRSIAQVATAVARGDLSQKITVEAKGEVAALADVINTMVDTLSAFADEVTRVAREVGTEGRLGGQAQVPNVAGTWKDLTDNVNSMANNLTGQVRNIALVTTAVARGDLSKKIDVDARGEILELKTTINTMVDQLSAFADEVTRVAREVGTEGRLGGQAEVEGVSGTWKRLTENVNELAGNLTRQVRAIAEVTSAVAEGDLTRSITVVASGEVADLKDNINSMVESLRETTRANQEQDWLKTNLARISGLMQGHRDLPVVAELIMDELVPLVSAQFGAFHLAEDGPAGPELRLVGAYGYPADDERPTRIPFGRSLVGQAARSRRTIIVDELPAGYVTISSGLGQVEPSALVLLPIVFEGQVLGVIELASVSAFTQIHRDFLEQLRVTIGVNVNTIVANARTDELLDESQRLTAELQARSAELQSQQEELQHSNAELEEKASLLVAQNRDIEAKNLQIEQARQELEARAQQLSLASKYKSEFLANMSHELRTPLNSLLILAQLLAQNPSRNLTPKQVEYAGIIHSAGSDLLQLINDILDLSKVEAGKMDVSPERVSLRQLIEYVEATFRPMTSQKSLEFTIDTAAGAPADLLTDDSRLRQVLRNLLSNAVKFTEQGSVELRIEPASDEEVPGGVVRGGTVVAFRVKDTGIGIPEQQLETIFGAFQQADGTTSRKYGGTGLGLSITREIAHLLGGAVTVDSTPGRGSTFTLYLPVARRDFQDVVDGGRPVERVLDGTPSALPVGSPGVPVVTGVAGRRPRRLLVVEERPRGLLTLVAESVVADMARGREDGTAAPVDIVTAVGAHEAAGALAAEPCHCVVLELGMPDAEASRFLEALHDDSVLTGVPVLVHSGHRADLAQEERLQSRAAGKPMEFLSSLDELRERITLHLSAEEPGDVLALVRPDDPQLMTPHPVAPHPADDAVVGRTVLVVDDDARNLFALSGILELHGIRVLHAENGREGIDTLRNNPDIAMVLMDVMMPEMDGYTATAEIRRMAQYADLPIVAVTAKAMPGDREKSLASGASDYVTKPVDTHDLMSCVRRWLAV from the coding sequence ATGACCAGCAACGCGACCGAGTCCTTGGACACGGTTCCCGGCGACCACGAGCTCAGGCAGCTCCTGGCCGGGCTGACGGCGGTACGGGACGGGGACTTCGGTACCCGCCTGCCCACCGACGGCGACGGTCTGCTGGGCGACATCGCCACCGTGTTCAACGGCATGGTCGACCAGCTGTCCGTCTTCACCTCCGAGGTCACCCGGGTGGCCCGCGAGGTGGGCACCGAGGGCACCCTGGGCGGCCAGGCGGAGGTGCCGGGGGTCTCCGGGACCTGGGCCGACCTGACGGACTCCGTCAACGCCATGGCGGGCAACCTGACGACCCAGGTGCGCGACATCGCCCAGGTCGCCACCGCGGTGGCCAAGGGCGACCTCTCCCAGAAGATCGACGTACCGGCCCGGGGCGAGATCCTTCAGCTGAAGGAGACCGTCAACACGATGGTCGACCAGCTCTCCGCCTTCGCCGACGAGGTCACCCGCGTCGCCCGCGAGGTCGGCACCGAAGGACGCCTCGGCGGCCAGGCGCAGGTCCCCGGTGTGGCCGGCGTGTGGCGGGACCTCACCGATTCGGTCAACTTCATGGCCGGAAACCTCACCAACCAGGTCCGCAACGTCGCCCAGGTGACCACCGCGGTGGCCAAGGGCGACCTCTCCCAGAAGATCACCGTCGACGCCCGCGGCGAGATCCTGGAACTGAAGAACACCATCAACACGATGGTCGACCAGCTCTCCGCCTTCGCCGACGAGGTCACCCGCGTCGCCCGCGAGGTCGGCACCGAAGGACGCCTCGGCGGCCAGGCCGACGTCAAGGGCGTCAAGGGCACCTGGCGTGACCTCACCGACTCGGTCAACTTCATGGCCGGAAACCTCACCAACCAGGTCCGCAACGTCGCCCAGGTGGCGACCGCGGTGGCCAAGGGCGACCTCTCCCAGAAGATCACCGTCGACGCCCGCGGCGAGATCCTGGAACTGAAGAACACCATCAACACGATGGTCGACCAGCTCTCCGCCTTCGCCGACGAGGTCACCCGCGTCGCCCGCGAGGTCGGCACGGCCGGCAACCTGGGCGGGCAGGCCACGGTCCGCGGGGTCTCCGGCACGTGGAAGGACCTCACCGACAACGTCAACGTGATGGCGTCGAACCTGACGGGTCAGGTGCGCTCCATCGCCCAGGTCGCCACCGCCGTGGCCCGCGGCGACCTGTCGCAGAAGATCACCGTCGAGGCCAAGGGCGAGGTCGCGGCCCTCGCGGACGTGATCAACACCATGGTGGACACGCTGTCCGCGTTCGCCGACGAGGTCACCCGCGTCGCCCGCGAGGTCGGCACCGAGGGACGCCTCGGCGGCCAGGCCCAGGTCCCGAACGTGGCCGGCACCTGGAAGGACCTCACCGACAACGTCAACTCGATGGCCAACAACCTCACCGGCCAGGTCCGCAACATCGCGCTGGTGACCACGGCGGTGGCCAGGGGCGACCTGTCGAAGAAGATCGACGTGGACGCCCGCGGCGAGATCCTGGAACTCAAGACCACCATCAACACGATGGTCGACCAGCTCTCCGCCTTCGCCGACGAGGTCACCCGTGTCGCCCGCGAGGTCGGCACCGAAGGACGCCTCGGCGGCCAGGCCGAGGTGGAGGGCGTCTCGGGCACCTGGAAGCGCCTCACGGAGAACGTCAACGAGCTCGCCGGGAACCTGACCCGGCAGGTACGCGCGATCGCCGAGGTCACGAGCGCCGTCGCCGAGGGCGACCTGACCCGCTCGATCACCGTGGTGGCCTCCGGCGAGGTCGCCGACCTCAAGGACAACATCAACTCGATGGTGGAGTCCCTGCGCGAGACCACCCGGGCCAACCAGGAACAGGACTGGCTCAAGACCAACCTGGCGCGCATCTCCGGGCTCATGCAGGGCCACCGCGACCTGCCCGTGGTCGCCGAGCTGATCATGGACGAGCTGGTGCCTCTGGTGTCGGCCCAGTTCGGTGCCTTCCACCTCGCCGAGGACGGACCCGCGGGCCCGGAGCTGCGGCTCGTCGGCGCCTACGGCTACCCCGCCGACGACGAGCGCCCCACCCGCATCCCGTTCGGCCGCTCCCTCGTGGGGCAGGCCGCGCGCAGCCGCCGTACGATCATCGTCGACGAGCTGCCGGCCGGGTACGTCACCATCTCCTCCGGCCTCGGGCAGGTGGAGCCCAGCGCCCTGGTGCTGCTTCCCATCGTCTTCGAGGGGCAGGTGCTCGGCGTCATCGAGCTGGCGTCCGTCAGCGCCTTCACCCAGATCCACCGGGACTTCCTCGAACAGCTCCGGGTCACCATCGGCGTCAACGTCAACACCATCGTGGCGAACGCCCGCACCGACGAGCTGCTCGACGAGTCCCAGCGGCTGACCGCCGAACTCCAGGCGCGGTCCGCCGAGTTGCAGTCCCAGCAGGAGGAACTCCAGCACTCCAACGCCGAACTGGAGGAGAAGGCCTCCCTGCTGGTGGCGCAGAACCGCGACATCGAGGCGAAGAACCTCCAGATCGAGCAGGCGCGGCAGGAGCTGGAGGCGCGGGCGCAGCAGCTGTCCCTGGCCTCGAAGTACAAGTCGGAGTTCCTGGCCAACATGAGCCACGAACTGCGCACGCCCCTCAACAGCCTGCTGATCCTGGCCCAGTTGCTGGCCCAGAACCCCTCGCGCAACCTCACGCCGAAGCAGGTCGAGTACGCGGGCATCATCCACTCGGCGGGCTCGGACCTGCTCCAGCTGATCAACGACATCCTGGACCTGTCCAAGGTCGAGGCCGGCAAGATGGACGTCTCGCCCGAGCGCGTCTCGCTGCGGCAGCTGATCGAGTACGTCGAGGCCACGTTCCGGCCGATGACCTCGCAGAAGAGCCTCGAGTTCACCATCGACACGGCCGCCGGCGCCCCCGCCGACCTGCTGACCGACGACTCGCGGCTGCGCCAGGTGCTGCGCAACCTGCTCTCCAACGCGGTGAAGTTCACCGAGCAGGGCAGCGTCGAGCTGCGGATCGAGCCGGCCTCCGACGAGGAGGTGCCCGGCGGGGTGGTCCGTGGCGGCACGGTGGTGGCGTTCCGGGTGAAGGACACCGGCATCGGCATTCCCGAGCAGCAGCTGGAGACCATCTTCGGCGCGTTCCAGCAGGCGGACGGCACCACCAGCCGCAAGTACGGCGGCACCGGCCTCGGGCTCTCCATCACCCGTGAGATCGCGCATCTGCTCGGCGGCGCGGTCACCGTGGACAGCACGCCCGGGCGCGGCAGCACGTTCACGCTCTACCTGCCGGTCGCGCGGCGGGACTTCCAGGACGTCGTCGACGGCGGCCGTCCCGTGGAGCGGGTCCTCGACGGCACGCCCTCGGCGCTGCCCGTCGGCTCCCCCGGTGTCCCGGTCGTCACGGGTGTCGCCGGGCGGCGGCCGCGCCGGCTGCTCGTGGTGGAGGAGCGGCCGCGCGGTCTGCTGACGCTGGTCGCCGAGAGTGTCGTCGCGGACATGGCACGCGGCCGGGAGGACGGCACGGCGGCGCCCGTCGACATCGTCACCGCCGTGGGGGCGCACGAGGCGGCGGGGGCGCTGGCCGCGGAGCCCTGCCACTGCGTCGTCCTCGAACTGGGCATGCCCGACGCGGAGGCGTCCCGGTTCCTGGAGGCCCTGCACGACGACTCCGTGCTGACGGGCGTGCCGGTGCTCGTGCACAGCGGACACCGCGCCGACCTCGCCCAGGAGGAGAGGCTCCAGTCCCGGGCGGCGGGCAAGCCGATGGAGTTCCTCTCCAGCCTGGACGAACTGCGCGAGCGCATCACCCTGCACCTGTCCGCCGAGGAGCCGGGCGACGTCCTGGCGCTGGTCCGGCCGGACGACCCGCAGCTCATGACGCCCCACCCGGTGGCTCCCCACCCGGCGGACGACGCCGTCGTGGGCCGTACCGTGCTGGTCGTGGACGACGACGCGCGCAACCTGTTCGCGCTCAGCGGGATCCTCGAACTGCACGGCATCCGGGTGCTGCACGCGGAGAACGGGCGCGAGGGGATCGACACGCTGCGCAACAACCCGGACATCGCGATGGTCCTGATGGACGTGATGATGCCCGAGATGGACGGGTACACGGCCACCGCCGAGATCCGTCGCATGGCCCAGTACGCCGATCTCCCCATCGTCGCGGTGACCGCCAAGGCGATGCCCGGGGACCGGGAGAAGAGCCTCGCCTCGGGCGCGAGCGACTATGTCACCAAGCCCGTCGACACCCACGACCTCATGTCCTGCGTCCGACGCTGGCTGGCCGTCTGA
- a CDS encoding RNA polymerase sigma factor SigF, producing MDAVTAQARTATAVRAGTEDPQGGVPLIEMPTQVSPKDARELSRRFFDRLAVVEEGTPEYQYVRNTLIEMNLSLVRYAASRFRGRGDSMEDIVQVGTIGLIKAIDRFELTREVEFTSFAVPYIVGEIKRFFRDTSWAVHVPRRLQEARVELAKATEELQTRLGRMPTTRELSQLMSLSEEEVIEARKASNCYTSASLDAALTSDGGADGESVLADFIGAEEPALELVEDFHSLAPLIAELDEREKLIIHLRFVEERTQAEIGKELGISQMHVSRLISRMVKRLRSGLLGAELA from the coding sequence ATGGATGCCGTGACGGCACAGGCACGGACGGCCACGGCAGTACGGGCGGGCACCGAGGACCCGCAGGGAGGGGTCCCGCTCATCGAAATGCCCACCCAGGTGAGCCCGAAGGACGCGCGCGAGCTGTCGCGCCGCTTCTTCGACCGGCTCGCCGTCGTCGAGGAGGGCACACCGGAATACCAGTACGTACGCAACACCCTGATCGAGATGAACCTCTCCCTGGTGCGGTACGCGGCCTCGCGTTTCCGCGGCCGGGGCGACTCGATGGAGGACATCGTCCAGGTCGGCACGATCGGGCTGATCAAGGCCATCGACCGCTTCGAGCTGACCCGCGAGGTCGAGTTCACCTCGTTCGCCGTGCCGTACATCGTCGGCGAGATCAAGCGTTTCTTCCGTGACACCAGCTGGGCGGTGCACGTCCCGCGCCGGCTCCAGGAGGCCCGGGTCGAGCTGGCCAAGGCCACGGAGGAGCTCCAGACGCGGCTGGGCCGGATGCCCACCACGCGGGAGCTGTCGCAGCTGATGTCGCTGTCGGAGGAGGAGGTCATAGAGGCGCGCAAGGCGTCCAACTGCTACACGTCCGCCTCCCTCGACGCGGCCCTGACCTCGGACGGGGGCGCGGACGGCGAGTCCGTGCTCGCGGACTTCATCGGCGCCGAGGAACCGGCGCTGGAACTCGTCGAGGACTTCCACTCGCTGGCTCCGCTCATCGCGGAACTCGACGAGCGGGAGAAGCTGATCATCCACCTGCGCTTCGTCGAGGAGCGGACCCAGGCGGAGATCGGCAAGGAGCTCGGCATCTCCCAGATGCACGTCTCCCGTCTGATCAGCCGGATGGTCAAGCGTCTGCGCAGCGGTCTGCTGGGTGCCGAGCTGGCCTGA
- a CDS encoding PP2C family protein-serine/threonine phosphatase codes for MTDGVDRLVAAGRALRSAAPHRLPDALRRVLRAHWAVQEAELLLADYGLTVLLPVTSGPNGPEPVPVRGSAPGQAFGSQQPYVEEPAVGRARAHLPVTVRGDRLGVLSLTLPVPDRERLAELTELAELLGHEVVVAQRDTDLYVRARRKDRLTLAAEMQWQLLPARSCARAEYALGAQLEPAYSVFGDTFDWTTSAGRLTVCVTDGMGEGIDAALLTNLGINALRNARRAGVPIEDQAALADQALYAQYRGAAHLAVLLADIELGTGRMRIVDAGSPQLLLQRDRALSPVDLDAQLPRGMFDGTRYTAQEFTLLPGDRLLFVSDGVHGVAAPGGEAYGERALARAAGNASLLPAADVPAAVLRELAGHRGRPEPDDDALVMCLDWFGRRPAPSDARSPGTGPHSRDPADRQRRYGGDDTEADENAHESQE; via the coding sequence GTGACCGACGGCGTGGACAGGCTCGTCGCCGCCGGACGCGCCCTGCGCTCCGCGGCCCCGCACCGGCTGCCCGACGCCCTGCGCCGGGTGCTGCGCGCGCACTGGGCGGTGCAGGAGGCGGAACTGCTGCTGGCCGACTACGGGCTGACGGTCCTGCTCCCCGTGACCTCCGGGCCGAACGGTCCGGAGCCCGTTCCCGTGCGGGGCAGCGCGCCCGGGCAGGCCTTCGGGTCCCAGCAGCCGTACGTCGAGGAACCAGCCGTCGGGCGGGCGCGGGCGCATCTGCCCGTGACCGTACGCGGCGACCGGCTCGGGGTGCTGTCCCTGACCCTCCCCGTGCCGGACCGGGAGCGCCTGGCTGAACTCACCGAGCTGGCCGAACTCCTCGGGCACGAGGTGGTGGTCGCCCAGCGCGACACCGACCTGTACGTACGGGCCCGCCGCAAGGACCGGCTGACGCTGGCGGCGGAGATGCAGTGGCAGCTCCTGCCGGCGCGGTCCTGTGCCCGGGCGGAGTACGCGCTGGGTGCCCAGCTGGAGCCGGCCTACTCCGTCTTCGGCGACACCTTCGACTGGACGACGTCGGCCGGCCGGCTGACGGTCTGCGTCACCGACGGCATGGGCGAGGGCATCGACGCGGCCCTGCTGACGAACCTCGGGATCAACGCGCTGCGCAACGCGCGCCGCGCCGGCGTCCCGATCGAGGACCAGGCGGCCCTGGCCGACCAGGCGCTGTACGCGCAGTACCGGGGCGCGGCCCATCTGGCCGTGCTGCTGGCGGACATCGAGCTGGGGACCGGACGGATGCGGATCGTCGACGCGGGTTCGCCGCAGCTGCTGTTGCAGCGCGACCGCGCCCTGTCCCCGGTGGACCTGGACGCCCAGCTGCCGCGCGGCATGTTCGACGGGACCCGGTACACGGCCCAGGAGTTCACGCTGCTCCCCGGGGACCGGCTGCTGTTCGTCAGCGACGGGGTGCACGGGGTCGCGGCGCCGGGCGGCGAGGCGTACGGCGAGCGGGCGCTGGCGCGCGCCGCCGGCAACGCCTCCCTGCTGCCGGCGGCGGACGTGCCGGCGGCCGTGCTGCGTGAACTCGCCGGGCACCGCGGACGGCCCGAGCCGGACGACGACGCGCTCGTCATGTGTCTCGACTGGTTCGGAAGACGTCCCGCCCCGTCCGACGCCCGGTCGCCGGGGACCGGGCCGCACAGCAGGGACCCGGCCGATCGCCAACGGCGGTACGGCGGGGACGACACAGAAGCCGACGAGAACGCCCACGAGAGCCAGGAGTGA
- a CDS encoding STAS domain-containing protein produces the protein MSIAQNPLSVEVTLPREDVALVTVEGHLDLDTATDLQAHLANQLHHGRRHFLIDLSGVPFMDSSGMNIILRVYQEVRTLPGSVHVIDPTPAVRRVLELTGVSLTVPISDKPEQALELIDQQQVPEGPQA, from the coding sequence GTGTCCATCGCCCAGAACCCCCTGTCCGTCGAGGTCACGCTGCCTCGCGAGGACGTCGCCCTGGTCACGGTCGAAGGCCATCTCGACCTCGACACGGCGACCGACCTTCAGGCCCATCTGGCCAACCAGCTGCACCACGGCCGACGGCACTTCCTGATCGACCTGTCCGGGGTGCCCTTCATGGACTCGTCCGGCATGAACATCATCCTGCGGGTCTACCAGGAGGTCCGGACCCTGCCGGGCAGCGTGCACGTGATCGACCCGACGCCGGCCGTGCGCCGGGTGCTGGAACTGACCGGGGTCAGCCTCACCGTGCCCATATCGGACAAGCCCGAACAGGCTCTGGAACTGATCGACCAGCAGCAGGTCCCGGAGGGTCCGCAGGCCTGA
- a CDS encoding SpoIIE family protein phosphatase, whose amino-acid sequence MTIPTQPKEPGDDRALPAPGAGTAPAATTAEVDLVPSADGPAATGADVSPRDPDGAVAASPVGRLAATVDRLRREVMEAQVEADGRALVELAKGILVERLGCGPVEAARQLSALAGQAGVSPLEFAVDVINQAAKDRVSEVTASFLAAVTQAEEAAEQSAAVRLRAAEAGALAAAHDTQAVADSLLQHALGPLGAVAVAIWAAGPDGSLTLAGSAGFSPGEAERWRYVPPDVATVARSGLTEGTTQWIGSLSRTGLPTIGRQLHPDGGRAAVPAGSAGRVNGVLEIAWPTPLDRQPPAVVRQVEALADLCAHTLQTYAHVRGPGQEPLLLPDVSELMDLTDGLHDPALVLVPHIDPAGKLVDFRIQHVNNRFLDPAGRPRAVVNGALLLEAYPMAAGGGDLFQRIERVHATGEPFRARRMSLTALVGEVPIAAVADVSISRHGNCVLLIWRIEDEAARLASLLQNAQRLGRIGGFEEDLLTGETTWNGQLFTLYGRPESSPPVPLEELSAHTHPDDAVIVGRLLRTLLHGRRPASAAFRLQRPDGVTRYMRIVAEPVLDTDERLVAVRGAYQDISAQHWTEVALAATRDQLAQTEQHASERSRLALQLQHAIMPPARAPLEAPGLQVAVRYRPAEEEQLVGGDWYDAVVLPSGLVMLCVGDVAGHGIEAATSMVVLRNALRGLAVTGAGPGQLLSWLNIVAHHLTGSITATAVCGLYDPARHTLRWARAGHLPPVLVRDSRAAPLPLLRGMLLGAVPETVYEEEEVQLAAEDTLLMYTDGLIERRDRSVEESLTQLLVQASDVAPTLDRQLDRLLTYSRSDTDDDTCIVGIRVH is encoded by the coding sequence GTGACCATTCCCACGCAGCCGAAGGAGCCCGGCGACGACCGGGCGCTGCCCGCACCGGGCGCCGGCACGGCGCCGGCCGCCACGACGGCGGAGGTGGACCTGGTCCCGTCGGCCGACGGGCCGGCGGCGACCGGGGCGGACGTGAGCCCGCGGGATCCGGACGGCGCCGTCGCCGCCTCGCCCGTGGGCCGGCTGGCCGCCACCGTGGACCGGCTGCGCCGGGAGGTCATGGAGGCCCAGGTGGAGGCCGACGGGCGGGCCCTCGTCGAGCTCGCCAAGGGCATCCTGGTGGAGCGCCTCGGCTGCGGGCCCGTCGAGGCGGCGCGGCAGCTGTCCGCGCTGGCCGGGCAGGCCGGGGTGAGTCCGCTGGAGTTCGCGGTGGACGTCATCAACCAGGCGGCCAAGGACCGGGTCTCCGAGGTGACGGCGTCCTTCCTGGCGGCCGTCACCCAGGCGGAGGAGGCCGCGGAGCAGTCGGCGGCCGTGCGGTTGCGGGCCGCCGAGGCCGGGGCGCTGGCGGCGGCGCACGACACCCAGGCGGTCGCCGACTCCCTGCTCCAGCACGCGCTGGGTCCGCTGGGCGCGGTCGCGGTGGCGATCTGGGCGGCGGGTCCCGACGGGTCGCTGACCCTCGCGGGCAGCGCCGGGTTCTCCCCCGGGGAGGCCGAACGCTGGCGGTACGTGCCGCCGGACGTCGCCACGGTGGCCCGCAGCGGCCTCACCGAGGGCACGACCCAGTGGATCGGCTCGCTGTCGCGCACGGGCCTGCCCACCATCGGGCGCCAGCTGCACCCGGACGGCGGGCGGGCGGCCGTCCCCGCCGGCAGCGCCGGACGCGTGAACGGCGTCCTGGAGATCGCCTGGCCGACCCCGCTGGACCGGCAGCCGCCCGCGGTGGTGCGCCAGGTGGAGGCCCTGGCGGACCTGTGCGCCCACACGCTCCAGACGTACGCGCACGTCCGGGGCCCCGGGCAGGAACCCCTCCTGCTGCCGGACGTGTCGGAGCTGATGGACCTGACGGACGGGCTGCACGACCCGGCGCTCGTCCTGGTCCCGCACATCGACCCGGCGGGCAAGCTGGTGGACTTCCGCATCCAGCACGTCAACAACCGCTTCCTCGACCCGGCGGGCCGGCCGCGCGCCGTCGTCAACGGGGCCCTGCTGCTGGAGGCCTATCCGATGGCCGCGGGCGGCGGTGACCTCTTCCAGCGCATCGAGCGCGTGCACGCCACCGGCGAGCCGTTCCGGGCGCGCCGGATGAGTCTGACCGCGCTGGTCGGCGAGGTGCCGATCGCCGCCGTCGCCGACGTCAGCATCAGCCGGCACGGCAACTGCGTGCTGCTGATCTGGCGGATCGAGGACGAGGCGGCCCGGCTGGCGAGCCTGCTCCAGAACGCCCAGCGCCTCGGCCGTATCGGCGGCTTCGAGGAGGACCTGCTCACCGGCGAGACGACCTGGAACGGCCAGCTGTTCACGCTGTACGGGCGCCCCGAGTCGAGCCCTCCGGTGCCGCTGGAGGAACTGTCGGCGCACACGCATCCCGACGACGCGGTCATCGTCGGCCGGCTGCTGCGCACGCTGCTGCACGGCCGCCGTCCGGCGTCCGCGGCCTTCCGGCTGCAACGGCCGGACGGGGTGACCCGGTACATGCGGATCGTCGCCGAGCCGGTGCTCGACACCGACGAGCGGCTGGTCGCCGTGCGCGGCGCCTACCAGGACATCTCCGCGCAGCACTGGACGGAGGTGGCGCTCGCCGCCACCCGCGACCAGCTGGCCCAGACCGAGCAGCACGCCAGCGAGCGCAGCAGGCTGGCCCTCCAGCTCCAGCACGCGATCATGCCGCCGGCCCGGGCGCCGCTGGAGGCGCCCGGCCTCCAGGTGGCCGTGCGCTACCGGCCGGCGGAGGAGGAGCAGCTCGTCGGCGGCGACTGGTACGACGCCGTGGTGCTGCCCTCCGGGCTGGTCATGCTGTGCGTGGGCGACGTGGCGGGGCACGGCATCGAGGCGGCGACCAGCATGGTGGTGCTGCGCAACGCGCTGCGCGGGCTGGCGGTGACCGGTGCGGGCCCCGGCCAGCTGCTGTCCTGGCTCAACATCGTCGCCCACCATCTGACGGGCTCCATCACGGCGACCGCCGTGTGCGGCCTGTACGACCCGGCCCGGCACACGCTGCGCTGGGCCCGGGCGGGCCATCTGCCGCCGGTGCTGGTGCGGGACTCCCGGGCGGCCCCGCTGCCCCTGCTGAGGGGGATGCTGCTGGGCGCCGTACCGGAGACGGTGTACGAGGAGGAGGAGGTCCAGCTCGCCGCCGAGGACACCCTGCTGATGTACACCGACGGCCTGATCGAGCGGCGCGACCGGTCGGTGGAGGAGTCGCTGACGCAGCTGCTGGTGCAGGCCAGCGATGTGGCGCCGACCCTGGACCGGCAGCTGGACCGCCTGCTCACGTACAGCAGGTCCGACACGGACGACGACACGTGCATCGTGGGCATCCGTGTGCACTAG